One part of the Silurus meridionalis isolate SWU-2019-XX chromosome 26, ASM1480568v1, whole genome shotgun sequence genome encodes these proteins:
- the nhsb gene encoding Nance-Horan syndrome protein isoform X1, whose amino-acid sequence MPFAKRIVEPQLLCRHAVPNDEGLLFEDLRSISNVALARSLRQLADLARHACSIFQELEDDVVATGQRVRLLQGKIGHMQQTAGALDPKLEAVPVSNLDIESKLTSHYQAPWHQQHNLFHPSTRLPCLEELHRHAQFSLRALHREQCQRSTSRERNRVTISISVAPPMPAFPSPHSLRRQDQRSRHSRMLDRAEFQTMQRKERCTRESDMQTLPRKVIQQERPSREVELQPAQRKHDRSTSPTSCCVFIPWMRKVGTNTNTDVELVAPGHRPKCPVPNVPSTLDKQTNWSKALPLPTPDERIKNDSHVISSCIIPINVTGAGFDREASARCSLVHSQSVLQRRRKLRRRKTITGIPRRVQQDMDSDESPVARERSVVTTHGNPHMSLYQEELSLSGRTLNTKDSGCQTDDFLIAAPSRRRIRAQRGQGIPGSLSHSTGNITSLPDRSDANYSTALGTRLRSRSLPREGSRIRDNDQDDSDDDDDEEDDDDDEELSPYEAEDFLPGPGRKIIKDEEESTDDQAMPAHQLESLKRLQHGGCPENAWIERGRSRLPRNSDMGSCEISSSSDTFSSPIHSVSTTGVLGSQIDHKEDHQSSSGNWSGSSSTCPSQTSETLPPAASPPLTGSSHCDSELSLNTGSHIIDDTTGFIIDPYHLDTSQGQGHRSSSFTSSATDQMDDAGVSTASDGEWNCNQDQQDQPCLQDFSPKRSREDESGISCPSYSSGETYECFSGQLSAETLESATHYTVDTECFYTSVQLDCGLKGSRSYCNYAAIDPDCGPSGNIAPGMGEYPQPDYKGMSTLGRGCLSLRKPKAKPPPPKRSSSLRETSSSVSTQEPNEPKISSELPLPLSSREMKLQLELAGTDRHLETAGLCDKQLGNWGVENIREMLDCSSPFSSSDTHSFKDEGAVQSDYADLWLLNDLKSSDPYRSLSNSSTATGTTVIECIKLPENLETQACGSSSRPTSPTLLPQEGDFRLGSPEKLAALASPSSGYSSQSETPTSSFPSAFFPAPLSPTSGKRKPKVPERKSSLSSLQQQQLTVRDAVSSCRRDTDSHAPPSHLDLSALHTKPFAYRNQIHLLHQNKQKAAAAAAALAEARAAACAEASSLANMAITSTVGRSSYLRPFDKPTEGNHRSELSSADQSTRPKCPTVTVDTSTADNRHNRKPPAYKPPARQHCDFQCPPPEAIVIQHEGIKIRQERHGSGTYWAMTAFRTQPPVQPTNEQEDFLIPKAQACESQEAQQEADCSRSTDEDEASVAESVKCEHSHAPRPQPQAEASLKLSSTLSPPAYSDIRRSDVVPCNSPEQVPAKSLEASSHTCTISKEEVYETYVTTRSASHDGHEDESTPDTEDYFSKDSTPSDNSNSPLTDDSKFDDDSLFTSPNKLRTTEDLFAMIHRSKRKVLGRKDSGDLNGKGRIGVAPVSGPVNHPVTCPIVASVPASASVSQRAPGPIYRSAKKSSTSNEEFKLLLLKKGSRTDTSYRMSATEILKSPINPKSPGELEASKQQEEPPLPMQELPASTEPLPSTYPKANSEGFSTKTLTMSAASRQGRSRIPPAASSSRYSTRSRLYTAPMQAISEGETENSDGSPHDDRSS is encoded by the exons CCGTGTCAAATCTGGACATCGAAAGCAAGTTAACTTCGCACTATCAGGCCCCATGGCACCAGCAGCACAACCTGTTTCACCCCAGCACACGGTTGCCATGTTTGGAAGAGCTGCACCGCCATGCCCAGTTCAGTCTACGGGCACTGCACAGAG AGCAGTGTCAGCGTTCAACCAGCAGAGAGCGCAATCGGGTCACCATATCCATCTCGGTGGCCCCGCCCATGCCCGCATTCCCCTCCCCTCACTCCCTCAGGAGGCAGGACCAGAGAAGTCGACACTCACGAATG CTGGACAGAGCTGAATTTCAGACAATGCAGAGGAAG GAAAGATGCACCAGAGAGTCAGACATGCAGACTCTCCCCAGGAAAGTTATCCAG CAGGAGAGACCTTCGAGGGAAGTGGAGCTTCAGCCAGCACAGAGAAAG catgacCGTTCCACCTCCCCTACATCGTGTTGCGTGTTCATCCCCTGGATGCGAAAG GTTGGAACCAATACAAATACAGACGTGGAGTTGGTAGCTCCGGGACACAGGCCTAAATGTCCAGTTCCAAACGTTCCTTCGACACTGGACAAGCAGACGAACTGGTCAAAAGCCCTGCCGCTTCCTACACCAGATGAAAGGATAAAGAATGATTCTCATGTCATCTCATCCTGCATCATCCCTATCAATGTTACTG GTGCAGGATTCGATCGGGAAGCCAGTGCTCGCTGCTCGTTGGTTCATTCCCAGTCTGTGTTGCAGCGACGAAGGAAACTTAGGAGGCGGAAAACTATCACAGGCATTCCAAGACGAGTACAGCAAGACATGG ATTCAGATGAATCTCCCGTGGCCAGAGAACGATCTGTGGTAACAACCCATGGCAACCCACACATGTCCCTTTACCAGGAGGAGCTGTCACTTAGTGGCCGGACGCTAAACACCAAGGACTCTGGCTGCCAGACTGATGACTTCCTGATTGCTGCTCCATCCCGTAGGCGTATCCGTGCACAGAGGGGCCAAGGAATTCCAGGTTCCCTCTCTCATTCCACTGGTaatataacttcattaccagATCGCTCTGATGCAAACTATTCTACTGCTTTGGGCACTCGTCTGCGCTCAAGAAGTTTACCCAGAGAAGGAAGTCGAATCCGGGACAATGATCAAgatgacagtgatgatgatgatgatgaagaggatgatgatgatgatgaagagctCTCTCCTTATGAGGCTGAGGACTTTCTGCCAGGTCCAGGACGCAAGATAATAAAGGATGAGGAGGAGAGCACCGATGACCAAGCCATGCCAGCGCACCAGCTGGAAAGCCTCAAGCGCCTACAACATGGCGGTTGTCCTGAAAATGCTTGGATTGAGAGGGGTAGGTCACGGCTTCCACGTAACTCTGACATGGGAAGCTGTGAGATCTCCTCTAGTTCAGACACCTTCAGCAGCCCCATTCACTCTGTCTCTACTACAGGTGTGCTTGGCAGCCAAATTGACCACAAAGAAGACCATCAATCTTCAAGTGGAAACTGGAGTGGAAGCAGCTCAACATGCCCCTCACAGACCTCAGAGACTCTaccaccagctgcttcacctccacTGACTGGTTCCTCGCACTGTGATTCAGAACTGTCCCTCAACACTGGGTCTCATATAATTGACGATACCACTGGCTTTATCATTGACCCCTACCACCTGGACACCTCACAAGGTCAGGGACACAGGTCTAGTTCATTTACCTCTTCAGCTACAGATCAGATGGATGATGCAGGCGTTAGTACCGCTAGTGACGGGGAGTGGAACTGCAACCAGGACCAGCAGGATCAACCCTGTCTACAAGACTTCAGCCCAAAGCGCTCAAGGGAAGATGAGAGCGGCATAAGTTGTCCCAGTTATTCTAGTGGAGAAACATATGAGTGCTTTAGTGGGCAGCTGTCAGCTGAAACATTAGAGAGCgctacacattacactgttgACACCGAATGCTTCTACACCTCCGTGCAATTGGACTGTGGTCTTAAAGGTAGCAGAAGCTATTGCAACTATGCAGCCATCGACCCTGACTGTGGCCCAAGTGGGAACATTGCACCTGGCATGGGTGAATACCCCCAACCAGATTACAAAGGAATGAGTACACTTGGAAGAGGGTGTCTTTCTTTAAGAAAACCAAAGGCTAAGCCACCCCCACCAAAACGTAGCTCTTCTTTAAGGGAAACGAGCAGCAGCGTATCCACGCAAGAGCCGAATGAACCAAAGATTTCTAGTGAGCTGCCTCTGCCTTTGTCTTCCAGGGAGATGAAGCTGCAGCTGGAGTTGGCTGGTACTGACAGGCACCTTGAGACTGCAGGCCTTTGTGACAAACAGCTTGGCAATTGGGGTGTAGAGAATATCAGAGAAATGCTAGACTGCTCATCTCCATTTAGTTCTTCGGACACACATTCCTTTAAGGATGAGGGTGCTGTTCAGTCAGACTATGCAGACCTTTGGCTTCTCAATGATTTGAAATCTAGTGATCCGTACAGGTCACTATCCAACTCCAGCACTGCTACGGGTACAACAGTTATTGAATGTATCAAGTTGCCAGAGAATCTGGAAACTCAGGCTTGTGGCTCCAGCTCCAGACCCACCTCACCAACACTTTTACCACAAGAAGGTGATTTTAGACTGGGCTCTCCTGAGAAACTTGCAGCATTAGCATCTCCATCAAGTGGATATTCTAGTCAGTCAGAGACACCCACTTCTTCCTTTCCATCTGCATTCTTCCCGGCACCACTGTCCCCAACCAGCGGCAAGAGGAAACCCAAGGTGCCAGAAAGAAAATCATCACTCTCCTCTCTTCAACAGCAGCAGCTTACCGTTCGAGATGCAGTCTCTTCCTGCAGGAGAGATACTGATTCCCACGCACCACCTAGTCACCTTGACCTAAGTGCTCTTCACACCAAGCCCTTTGCCTACAGAAATCAGATACACCTCCTTCACCAGAACAAGCAGAAAGCAGCTGCAGCAGCTGCTGCATTAGCAGAGGCCCGTGCTGCAGCATGTGCAGAGGCATCTAGCTTGGCCAACATGGCAATCACTTCGACTGTTGGGCGGTCTAGTTATCTGCGACCATTTGATAAACCGACAGAGGGCAATCACCGTTCTGAGCTGTCGAGTGCTGATCAATCAACTCGACCCAAGTGTCCTACAGTAACAGTTGACACTTCGACTGCTGACAACCGACATAACAGGAAACCACCAGCCTACAAGCCACCTGCTAGGCAGCACTGTGACTTTCAGTGCCCACCCCCAGAAGCTATTGTTATACAACACGAGGGAATTAAAATAAGGCAGGAAAGACATGGCTCAGGAACGTACTGGGCCATGACAGCATTTAGAACACAACCACCTGTACAACCAACCAATGAACAAGAAGACTTCCTAATACCAAAAGCCCAGGCTTGTGAGTCCCAGGAAGCTCAGCAAGAGGCAGATTGCAGCAGGTCTACAGATGAAGATGAAGCATCGGTGGCAGAAAGTGTTAAATGTGAACACAGTCATGCACCCAGACCACAACCTCAGGCAGAAGCATCCTTGAAACTGAGCAGCACACTGTCTCCTCCTGCTTACAGCGATATACGCAGGAGTGACGTTGTACCATGCAACAGCCCAGAGCAAGTGCCTGCCAAAAGTTTAGAAGCCTCATCACACACTTGCACAATCAGCAAAGAGGAGGTGTACGAGACATACGTCACAACCAGAAGTGCCTCACATGATGGACACGAGGATGAGTCAACCCCAGACACAGAAGACTACTTCAGCAAAG ACTCAACCCCCAGTGACAATTCAAATTCTCCTCTGACTGATGACTCGAAGTTTGATGACGATAGCCTATTCACTTCACCTAATAAACTACGCACAACTGAAGATCTGTTTGCAATGATCCACAG ATCAAAAAGAAAAGTTCTTGGACGGAAAGACTCAGGGGATCTCAATGGGAAAGGTCGTATTGGAGTTGCTCCTGTCAGTGGTCCAGTCAATCATCCGGTGACGTGTCCAATCGTTGCAAGTGTTCCAGCTTCTGCTTCGGTTTCTCAGAGAGCACCCGGACCTATTTATAGGAGTGCCAAAAAATCCAGCACCTCCAACGAGGAGTTTAAGTTGCTCCTGCTAAAGAAAGGGAGTCGCACAGACACCAGTTACCGCATGTCTGCAACAGAGATTCTTAAGAGCCCTATCAATCCTAAGTCTCCAGGTGAACTAGAGGCTTCCAAGCAACAAGAAGAACCCCCTTTACCAATGCAGGAGCTTCCAGCCAGCACAGAGCCACTCCCCAGCACTTATCCCAAGGCAAATTCTGAGGGTTTCTCTACAAAAACTCTTACTATGTCTGCTGCCTCTAGGCAAGGTCGTTCAAGGATACCGCCTGCAGCCAGCAGCAGCAGGTACAGTACTCGCAGCCGGCTATACACTGCCCCAATGCAGGCGATCTCTGAAGGAGAAACCGAAAACTCTGATGGAAGTCCACATGATGACCGTTCCTCCTAG
- the nhsb gene encoding Nance-Horan syndrome protein isoform X3: MPFAKRIVEPQLLCRHAVPNDEGLLFEDLRSISNVALARSLRQLADLARHACSIFQELEDDVVATGQRVRLLQGKIGHMQQTAGALDPKLEAVPVSNLDIESKLTSHYQAPWHQQHNLFHPSTRLPCLEELHRHAQFSLRALHREQCQRSTSRERNRVTISISVAPPMPAFPSPHSLRRQDQRSRHSRMLDRAEFQTMQRKERCTRESDMQTLPRKVIQQERPSREVELQPAQRKVGTNTNTDVELVAPGHRPKCPVPNVPSTLDKQTNWSKALPLPTPDERIKNDSHVISSCIIPINVTGAGFDREASARCSLVHSQSVLQRRRKLRRRKTITGIPRRVQQDMDSDESPVARERSVVTTHGNPHMSLYQEELSLSGRTLNTKDSGCQTDDFLIAAPSRRRIRAQRGQGIPGSLSHSTGNITSLPDRSDANYSTALGTRLRSRSLPREGSRIRDNDQDDSDDDDDEEDDDDDEELSPYEAEDFLPGPGRKIIKDEEESTDDQAMPAHQLESLKRLQHGGCPENAWIERGRSRLPRNSDMGSCEISSSSDTFSSPIHSVSTTGVLGSQIDHKEDHQSSSGNWSGSSSTCPSQTSETLPPAASPPLTGSSHCDSELSLNTGSHIIDDTTGFIIDPYHLDTSQGQGHRSSSFTSSATDQMDDAGVSTASDGEWNCNQDQQDQPCLQDFSPKRSREDESGISCPSYSSGETYECFSGQLSAETLESATHYTVDTECFYTSVQLDCGLKGSRSYCNYAAIDPDCGPSGNIAPGMGEYPQPDYKGMSTLGRGCLSLRKPKAKPPPPKRSSSLRETSSSVSTQEPNEPKISSELPLPLSSREMKLQLELAGTDRHLETAGLCDKQLGNWGVENIREMLDCSSPFSSSDTHSFKDEGAVQSDYADLWLLNDLKSSDPYRSLSNSSTATGTTVIECIKLPENLETQACGSSSRPTSPTLLPQEGDFRLGSPEKLAALASPSSGYSSQSETPTSSFPSAFFPAPLSPTSGKRKPKVPERKSSLSSLQQQQLTVRDAVSSCRRDTDSHAPPSHLDLSALHTKPFAYRNQIHLLHQNKQKAAAAAAALAEARAAACAEASSLANMAITSTVGRSSYLRPFDKPTEGNHRSELSSADQSTRPKCPTVTVDTSTADNRHNRKPPAYKPPARQHCDFQCPPPEAIVIQHEGIKIRQERHGSGTYWAMTAFRTQPPVQPTNEQEDFLIPKAQACESQEAQQEADCSRSTDEDEASVAESVKCEHSHAPRPQPQAEASLKLSSTLSPPAYSDIRRSDVVPCNSPEQVPAKSLEASSHTCTISKEEVYETYVTTRSASHDGHEDESTPDTEDYFSKDSTPSDNSNSPLTDDSKFDDDSLFTSPNKLRTTEDLFAMIHRSKRKVLGRKDSGDLNGKGRIGVAPVSGPVNHPVTCPIVASVPASASVSQRAPGPIYRSAKKSSTSNEEFKLLLLKKGSRTDTSYRMSATEILKSPINPKSPGELEASKQQEEPPLPMQELPASTEPLPSTYPKANSEGFSTKTLTMSAASRQGRSRIPPAASSSRYSTRSRLYTAPMQAISEGETENSDGSPHDDRSS; encoded by the exons CCGTGTCAAATCTGGACATCGAAAGCAAGTTAACTTCGCACTATCAGGCCCCATGGCACCAGCAGCACAACCTGTTTCACCCCAGCACACGGTTGCCATGTTTGGAAGAGCTGCACCGCCATGCCCAGTTCAGTCTACGGGCACTGCACAGAG AGCAGTGTCAGCGTTCAACCAGCAGAGAGCGCAATCGGGTCACCATATCCATCTCGGTGGCCCCGCCCATGCCCGCATTCCCCTCCCCTCACTCCCTCAGGAGGCAGGACCAGAGAAGTCGACACTCACGAATG CTGGACAGAGCTGAATTTCAGACAATGCAGAGGAAG GAAAGATGCACCAGAGAGTCAGACATGCAGACTCTCCCCAGGAAAGTTATCCAG CAGGAGAGACCTTCGAGGGAAGTGGAGCTTCAGCCAGCACAGAGAAAG GTTGGAACCAATACAAATACAGACGTGGAGTTGGTAGCTCCGGGACACAGGCCTAAATGTCCAGTTCCAAACGTTCCTTCGACACTGGACAAGCAGACGAACTGGTCAAAAGCCCTGCCGCTTCCTACACCAGATGAAAGGATAAAGAATGATTCTCATGTCATCTCATCCTGCATCATCCCTATCAATGTTACTG GTGCAGGATTCGATCGGGAAGCCAGTGCTCGCTGCTCGTTGGTTCATTCCCAGTCTGTGTTGCAGCGACGAAGGAAACTTAGGAGGCGGAAAACTATCACAGGCATTCCAAGACGAGTACAGCAAGACATGG ATTCAGATGAATCTCCCGTGGCCAGAGAACGATCTGTGGTAACAACCCATGGCAACCCACACATGTCCCTTTACCAGGAGGAGCTGTCACTTAGTGGCCGGACGCTAAACACCAAGGACTCTGGCTGCCAGACTGATGACTTCCTGATTGCTGCTCCATCCCGTAGGCGTATCCGTGCACAGAGGGGCCAAGGAATTCCAGGTTCCCTCTCTCATTCCACTGGTaatataacttcattaccagATCGCTCTGATGCAAACTATTCTACTGCTTTGGGCACTCGTCTGCGCTCAAGAAGTTTACCCAGAGAAGGAAGTCGAATCCGGGACAATGATCAAgatgacagtgatgatgatgatgatgaagaggatgatgatgatgatgaagagctCTCTCCTTATGAGGCTGAGGACTTTCTGCCAGGTCCAGGACGCAAGATAATAAAGGATGAGGAGGAGAGCACCGATGACCAAGCCATGCCAGCGCACCAGCTGGAAAGCCTCAAGCGCCTACAACATGGCGGTTGTCCTGAAAATGCTTGGATTGAGAGGGGTAGGTCACGGCTTCCACGTAACTCTGACATGGGAAGCTGTGAGATCTCCTCTAGTTCAGACACCTTCAGCAGCCCCATTCACTCTGTCTCTACTACAGGTGTGCTTGGCAGCCAAATTGACCACAAAGAAGACCATCAATCTTCAAGTGGAAACTGGAGTGGAAGCAGCTCAACATGCCCCTCACAGACCTCAGAGACTCTaccaccagctgcttcacctccacTGACTGGTTCCTCGCACTGTGATTCAGAACTGTCCCTCAACACTGGGTCTCATATAATTGACGATACCACTGGCTTTATCATTGACCCCTACCACCTGGACACCTCACAAGGTCAGGGACACAGGTCTAGTTCATTTACCTCTTCAGCTACAGATCAGATGGATGATGCAGGCGTTAGTACCGCTAGTGACGGGGAGTGGAACTGCAACCAGGACCAGCAGGATCAACCCTGTCTACAAGACTTCAGCCCAAAGCGCTCAAGGGAAGATGAGAGCGGCATAAGTTGTCCCAGTTATTCTAGTGGAGAAACATATGAGTGCTTTAGTGGGCAGCTGTCAGCTGAAACATTAGAGAGCgctacacattacactgttgACACCGAATGCTTCTACACCTCCGTGCAATTGGACTGTGGTCTTAAAGGTAGCAGAAGCTATTGCAACTATGCAGCCATCGACCCTGACTGTGGCCCAAGTGGGAACATTGCACCTGGCATGGGTGAATACCCCCAACCAGATTACAAAGGAATGAGTACACTTGGAAGAGGGTGTCTTTCTTTAAGAAAACCAAAGGCTAAGCCACCCCCACCAAAACGTAGCTCTTCTTTAAGGGAAACGAGCAGCAGCGTATCCACGCAAGAGCCGAATGAACCAAAGATTTCTAGTGAGCTGCCTCTGCCTTTGTCTTCCAGGGAGATGAAGCTGCAGCTGGAGTTGGCTGGTACTGACAGGCACCTTGAGACTGCAGGCCTTTGTGACAAACAGCTTGGCAATTGGGGTGTAGAGAATATCAGAGAAATGCTAGACTGCTCATCTCCATTTAGTTCTTCGGACACACATTCCTTTAAGGATGAGGGTGCTGTTCAGTCAGACTATGCAGACCTTTGGCTTCTCAATGATTTGAAATCTAGTGATCCGTACAGGTCACTATCCAACTCCAGCACTGCTACGGGTACAACAGTTATTGAATGTATCAAGTTGCCAGAGAATCTGGAAACTCAGGCTTGTGGCTCCAGCTCCAGACCCACCTCACCAACACTTTTACCACAAGAAGGTGATTTTAGACTGGGCTCTCCTGAGAAACTTGCAGCATTAGCATCTCCATCAAGTGGATATTCTAGTCAGTCAGAGACACCCACTTCTTCCTTTCCATCTGCATTCTTCCCGGCACCACTGTCCCCAACCAGCGGCAAGAGGAAACCCAAGGTGCCAGAAAGAAAATCATCACTCTCCTCTCTTCAACAGCAGCAGCTTACCGTTCGAGATGCAGTCTCTTCCTGCAGGAGAGATACTGATTCCCACGCACCACCTAGTCACCTTGACCTAAGTGCTCTTCACACCAAGCCCTTTGCCTACAGAAATCAGATACACCTCCTTCACCAGAACAAGCAGAAAGCAGCTGCAGCAGCTGCTGCATTAGCAGAGGCCCGTGCTGCAGCATGTGCAGAGGCATCTAGCTTGGCCAACATGGCAATCACTTCGACTGTTGGGCGGTCTAGTTATCTGCGACCATTTGATAAACCGACAGAGGGCAATCACCGTTCTGAGCTGTCGAGTGCTGATCAATCAACTCGACCCAAGTGTCCTACAGTAACAGTTGACACTTCGACTGCTGACAACCGACATAACAGGAAACCACCAGCCTACAAGCCACCTGCTAGGCAGCACTGTGACTTTCAGTGCCCACCCCCAGAAGCTATTGTTATACAACACGAGGGAATTAAAATAAGGCAGGAAAGACATGGCTCAGGAACGTACTGGGCCATGACAGCATTTAGAACACAACCACCTGTACAACCAACCAATGAACAAGAAGACTTCCTAATACCAAAAGCCCAGGCTTGTGAGTCCCAGGAAGCTCAGCAAGAGGCAGATTGCAGCAGGTCTACAGATGAAGATGAAGCATCGGTGGCAGAAAGTGTTAAATGTGAACACAGTCATGCACCCAGACCACAACCTCAGGCAGAAGCATCCTTGAAACTGAGCAGCACACTGTCTCCTCCTGCTTACAGCGATATACGCAGGAGTGACGTTGTACCATGCAACAGCCCAGAGCAAGTGCCTGCCAAAAGTTTAGAAGCCTCATCACACACTTGCACAATCAGCAAAGAGGAGGTGTACGAGACATACGTCACAACCAGAAGTGCCTCACATGATGGACACGAGGATGAGTCAACCCCAGACACAGAAGACTACTTCAGCAAAG ACTCAACCCCCAGTGACAATTCAAATTCTCCTCTGACTGATGACTCGAAGTTTGATGACGATAGCCTATTCACTTCACCTAATAAACTACGCACAACTGAAGATCTGTTTGCAATGATCCACAG ATCAAAAAGAAAAGTTCTTGGACGGAAAGACTCAGGGGATCTCAATGGGAAAGGTCGTATTGGAGTTGCTCCTGTCAGTGGTCCAGTCAATCATCCGGTGACGTGTCCAATCGTTGCAAGTGTTCCAGCTTCTGCTTCGGTTTCTCAGAGAGCACCCGGACCTATTTATAGGAGTGCCAAAAAATCCAGCACCTCCAACGAGGAGTTTAAGTTGCTCCTGCTAAAGAAAGGGAGTCGCACAGACACCAGTTACCGCATGTCTGCAACAGAGATTCTTAAGAGCCCTATCAATCCTAAGTCTCCAGGTGAACTAGAGGCTTCCAAGCAACAAGAAGAACCCCCTTTACCAATGCAGGAGCTTCCAGCCAGCACAGAGCCACTCCCCAGCACTTATCCCAAGGCAAATTCTGAGGGTTTCTCTACAAAAACTCTTACTATGTCTGCTGCCTCTAGGCAAGGTCGTTCAAGGATACCGCCTGCAGCCAGCAGCAGCAGGTACAGTACTCGCAGCCGGCTATACACTGCCCCAATGCAGGCGATCTCTGAAGGAGAAACCGAAAACTCTGATGGAAGTCCACATGATGACCGTTCCTCCTAG